A genomic region of Actinomycetota bacterium contains the following coding sequences:
- a CDS encoding ATP-binding cassette domain-containing protein: MTSIEVRDLVKIYARGDVRAVDGISLDVNRGEVFGFLGPNGAGKTTTVRIMTTLLRPTAGTVRVAGHDVVEQPAAVRGAIGVALQEAGLDKLATGREFLELQAMLYAVAEPRRRAGELLDIVGLNDAGDRRIATYSGGMKRRLDLAAGLVHHPELLFLDEPTTGLDPASRKNVWTEVRRLNESGTTIFLTTQYLEEADALCDRLAIIDYGRIVASGTPSELKATISEDVVRVTLAEAAVVDRAVELLESNRGVTRIERNTVAVDAYVSNGAAAVPALVRSFDGAGIEVAEISLRRPTLDDVFLRATGHRLEGAESVTASPELVTSGKES; the protein is encoded by the coding sequence ATGACCAGTATCGAGGTCCGGGATCTCGTCAAGATCTACGCCCGCGGCGATGTCCGCGCCGTCGACGGGATCTCGCTGGACGTCAACCGCGGCGAGGTCTTCGGGTTCCTGGGACCGAACGGCGCCGGCAAGACCACGACCGTCCGCATCATGACGACCCTGCTCCGTCCCACCGCTGGGACCGTTCGGGTAGCAGGTCACGACGTGGTCGAGCAGCCCGCGGCGGTCCGCGGTGCCATCGGAGTCGCGCTGCAGGAGGCTGGCCTCGACAAGCTGGCCACGGGGCGCGAGTTCCTCGAGCTCCAGGCCATGCTCTACGCCGTTGCCGAGCCCCGGCGGCGCGCGGGGGAGCTGCTCGACATCGTCGGTCTCAACGACGCTGGCGACCGACGGATCGCGACCTACTCGGGTGGTATGAAGCGGCGCCTGGACCTGGCGGCAGGCCTGGTCCACCACCCCGAGCTGCTGTTCCTCGACGAGCCGACGACCGGACTGGACCCGGCGTCACGGAAGAACGTGTGGACCGAGGTCCGGCGGCTCAACGAGTCGGGCACGACCATCTTCCTCACCACCCAGTACCTCGAGGAGGCGGATGCGCTGTGCGATCGGCTCGCCATCATCGACTACGGCCGCATCGTCGCCTCGGGTACGCCGTCGGAGCTGAAGGCGACGATCTCCGAGGACGTCGTGCGGGTCACCCTCGCCGAGGCTGCGGTCGTCGACCGCGCCGTCGAGTTGCTCGAGAGCAACCGCGGCGTGACCCGCATCGAGCGCAACACCGTCGCGGTGGACGCCTACGTGAGCAACGGTGCGGCCGCGGTCCCGGCGCTCGTGCGTAGCTTCGACGGGGCCGGCATCGAGGTCGCCGAGATCAGCCTGCGCCGGCCGACCCTCGACGACGTCTTCCTCCGAGCCACCGGTCACCGCCTCGAGGGTGCCGAGTCCGTCACTGCCTCACCCGAGCTCGTCACATCCGGGAAGGAGTCCTGA
- the phoU gene encoding phosphate signaling complex protein PhoU, with translation MRDAYQQELDTLLDTLIEMGDISNEMLEAATNALIANDTELAEATRLRDREVDERYEAVNAGVIRVMALQAPVASDLRLVSSMLHVNIHLERLGDYATSIAKAVLLSAELVDDPDIAQQLQEMGAAARQVASAAVRSYARKDVELARRLPEMDDPVDRLNIGLFHRLIRLAAQDELRLEWATHMILVARQLERYADHAVDIGEQTIFAVTGELVELSSNAPTRSRS, from the coding sequence GTGAGGGACGCGTACCAGCAGGAGCTCGACACGCTCCTCGACACCCTGATCGAGATGGGCGACATCTCGAACGAGATGCTCGAGGCTGCGACCAACGCCCTGATCGCCAACGACACCGAACTCGCCGAGGCCACGCGTCTCCGGGACCGCGAGGTCGACGAACGGTACGAGGCCGTGAACGCCGGTGTCATCCGTGTGATGGCGCTCCAGGCGCCCGTGGCCAGCGACCTGCGGCTCGTGTCCTCCATGCTCCACGTGAACATCCACCTCGAGCGGCTCGGTGACTACGCGACCAGCATCGCCAAGGCCGTCCTGCTGTCGGCGGAGCTCGTCGACGACCCCGACATCGCCCAGCAGCTCCAGGAGATGGGCGCCGCCGCGCGCCAAGTCGCGTCCGCGGCGGTCCGCTCGTACGCGCGCAAGGATGTCGAACTCGCCCGCCGTCTGCCGGAGATGGACGATCCTGTCGACCGCCTCAACATCGGCCTGTTCCATCGCCTCATCCGGCTGGCCGCCCAGGACGAGCTGCGACTCGAGTGGGCAACGCACATGATCCTGGTCGCACGCCAGCTCGAGCGGTACGCCGACCACGCCGTGGACATCGGGGAACAGACGATCTTCGCCGTCACGGGCGAACTCGTGGAGCTGTCGTCCAACGCCCCCACCCGATCACGCAGCTAA
- a CDS encoding TetR/AcrR family transcriptional regulator, translated as MPMRDDLLAAAERVIRREGLGGATTRAIATEAGCSEGTLYNHFEDKQDLIAEVMTTRLPAFIQYAVDLPGRAGTGSVRGNLTELAELAIAFFREIAPMVASTLGDPDLRARHLKSLAEHGRGPHRPILAVAEYLQAEQRLGRVRKRIDTTAVATLFLGGCFQYAFLTLGLPPELVPIDQDQLVRGGVRALLVGLEPQLEE; from the coding sequence GTGCCCATGCGCGACGATCTCCTTGCGGCGGCGGAGCGGGTGATCAGACGCGAGGGACTCGGAGGCGCCACGACGCGTGCGATCGCGACCGAGGCCGGCTGCTCCGAAGGGACCCTCTACAACCACTTCGAGGACAAGCAGGACCTGATCGCCGAGGTGATGACCACACGGCTCCCGGCGTTCATCCAGTACGCCGTCGACCTCCCCGGTCGAGCCGGCACCGGCTCCGTGCGCGGCAACCTCACCGAACTCGCTGAGCTGGCCATCGCCTTCTTCCGCGAGATCGCCCCGATGGTGGCGAGCACCCTGGGGGACCCGGACCTGCGTGCGCGGCACCTCAAGTCACTGGCGGAGCACGGGCGCGGGCCCCACCGGCCGATCCTCGCGGTCGCGGAGTACCTGCAGGCGGAGCAGCGCCTGGGCCGCGTGCGCAAGCGGATCGACACGACCGCGGTCGCCACGCTCTTCCTCGGCGGTTGCTTCCAGTACGCCTTCCTGACCCTCGGGCTCCCGCCCGAGCTCGTACCCATCGACCAGGACCAGCTCGTCAGGGGCGGCGTCCGCGCCCTCCTGGTGGGGCTCGAACCGCAGCTCGAGGAGTGA
- a CDS encoding alpha/beta hydrolase: MAATETIGPPWPEDRGGHVWPKDREVRAGDGAWIRYTVIGAEDAPWLVLCAGFMCPDNFWGYLIPPLLDRYRVAVLNYRGVGASSYPRDPGFAGRDVRAEDYTIEKHAGDVAAVMDAEEVTGATVIGHSMGCQVALEVWRQRPDQVAALALITGPYASPLHTFYGSKLGVYLFPFAYHAIRFIPRPLQKLIPRAVRLPIAMPGARLIRALGEHTPAEGMSLYFEHFSRGDPVVMLEIAKGMHRFDAYPWLGDVAVPVLVVVGDEDTFTPPEIGDEFLSHLPDAELLVLPGGTHGALIEFPDEIREALLDFTARRLGHRGSAQ, from the coding sequence GTGGCAGCGACGGAGACGATCGGTCCACCGTGGCCGGAGGACCGCGGCGGGCACGTCTGGCCCAAGGACCGCGAGGTCCGAGCAGGCGACGGGGCGTGGATCCGGTACACGGTCATCGGGGCCGAGGACGCCCCGTGGCTGGTGCTCTGTGCCGGCTTCATGTGTCCGGACAACTTCTGGGGCTACCTCATCCCGCCGCTCCTCGACCGCTACCGCGTAGCCGTCCTTAACTACCGAGGTGTCGGGGCGTCGTCCTACCCGCGTGACCCGGGGTTCGCTGGCCGCGACGTGCGCGCGGAGGACTACACGATCGAGAAGCACGCGGGCGACGTCGCCGCCGTCATGGACGCCGAGGAGGTGACGGGAGCGACCGTCATCGGGCACTCCATGGGTTGCCAGGTCGCTCTCGAGGTGTGGCGACAGCGCCCGGACCAGGTCGCCGCACTGGCGCTCATCACCGGCCCCTACGCCTCGCCGCTGCACACCTTCTACGGCTCCAAGCTGGGCGTGTACCTGTTCCCCTTCGCCTACCACGCGATCCGGTTCATCCCGCGCCCACTGCAGAAGCTGATCCCCCGAGCGGTCCGGCTACCGATCGCGATGCCCGGAGCACGGCTCATCCGTGCCCTGGGCGAGCACACCCCGGCGGAGGGCATGTCGCTGTACTTCGAGCACTTCTCGCGGGGCGATCCGGTGGTGATGCTCGAGATCGCCAAGGGCATGCACCGTTTCGACGCCTACCCGTGGCTGGGCGACGTCGCGGTCCCGGTTCTCGTGGTCGTGGGAGACGAGGACACGTTCACACCGCCCGAGATCGGCGACGAGTTCCTCTCACACCTCCCCGACGCGGAACTGCTCGTGCTGCCGGGGGGCACGCACGGGGCGCTGATCGAGTTCCCGGACGAGATCCGCGAGGCGCTGCTCGACTTCACGGCGCGACGCCTGGGCCACCGCGGCAGCGCTCAGTAG
- the pstB gene encoding phosphate ABC transporter ATP-binding protein PstB: protein MSTETQVEADRSTPIDDPVLQLRGVGVSYGSFTAVRDISFDVAVNEITAIIGPSGCGKSTLLRTLNRMNDLIKSASVHGSIRYHGQDIYAPDVDPVEVRRRIGMVFQKPNPFPKSIYDNVAYGPRLLGDDDDLDATVEQALRQAALWDEVKDNLSTSGLSLSGGQQQRLCIARTIAVRPDVILMDEPCSSLDPIATLKIEDLMRELRDEYTIVIVTHNMQQAARVSDWTAFLTVNVDDHRGERTGELVEFDRTETIFTQASDPRTEAYITGRFG, encoded by the coding sequence ATGAGCACTGAGACGCAGGTCGAGGCCGATCGCTCGACGCCGATCGACGACCCCGTCCTGCAACTGCGGGGAGTCGGGGTCAGCTACGGCAGCTTCACAGCGGTCCGTGACATCTCGTTCGACGTGGCGGTGAACGAGATCACCGCCATCATCGGACCATCGGGGTGCGGCAAGTCGACGCTCCTGCGGACCCTGAACCGGATGAACGATCTGATCAAGAGCGCGTCCGTTCACGGCAGCATCCGCTACCACGGCCAGGACATCTACGCCCCCGACGTCGATCCCGTGGAGGTTCGACGTCGCATCGGGATGGTGTTCCAGAAGCCCAACCCGTTCCCGAAGAGCATCTACGACAACGTGGCCTACGGTCCGCGGCTGCTCGGCGATGACGACGACCTCGATGCGACTGTCGAGCAGGCGCTGCGGCAGGCTGCGCTGTGGGACGAGGTCAAGGACAACCTCTCCACCAGCGGCCTGTCCCTCTCCGGTGGTCAGCAGCAGCGGCTGTGCATCGCACGCACCATCGCAGTCCGCCCGGACGTGATCCTGATGGACGAGCCGTGCTCATCCCTCGATCCGATCGCCACGCTCAAGATCGAGGATCTGATGCGGGAACTGCGTGACGAGTACACGATCGTGATCGTCACCCACAACATGCAACAAGCCGCGCGTGTCTCGGACTGGACCGCGTTCCTCACGGTGAACGTCGATGATCACCGGGGTGAGCGGACGGGAGAGCTCGTCGAGTTCGATCGCACCGAGACCATCTTCACGCAGGCGTCAGACCCGCGCACCGAGGCGTACATCACCGGCCGGTTCGGCTGA
- the pstC gene encoding phosphate ABC transporter permease subunit PstC → MIDAVPSLTGNPGRRRRERRVSRILAVAAITSIVISVLIVVSLIGQAVSFITSIDLSSLWDLGWFPQRNKFDLRTIIVASVIISGVAILVAGPLGLGAAVYLSEYAPSRVRRILKPILEVLASIPSVVVGFFALTFINPVIVQSFFTDAGTHTMLAAGIGVGVLVTPLMASIAEDALRAVPDSLREASAGLGARKRTTVLRVVLPAALSGVVAAAIISVSRAIGETMVVTIAGGATGSALFEANPLEPGLTMTAAIANLALGSDNPAIGDPFASLYFVGIVLFIFTLGLNILGDRIVRRYRRVYA, encoded by the coding sequence GTGATCGACGCGGTCCCGAGCCTCACTGGGAACCCGGGCCGCCGACGCCGGGAGCGTCGCGTCTCACGCATCCTGGCGGTCGCGGCGATCACGTCGATCGTCATCAGCGTGCTCATCGTCGTCAGTCTGATCGGGCAGGCGGTGAGCTTCATCACCAGCATCGACCTCAGCTCGTTGTGGGACCTGGGCTGGTTCCCCCAGCGGAACAAGTTCGACCTGAGGACGATCATCGTCGCCTCCGTCATCATCTCCGGTGTGGCCATCCTCGTCGCCGGACCGCTGGGGCTCGGCGCCGCCGTCTACCTGTCCGAGTACGCCCCGTCGCGGGTGCGTCGGATCCTCAAGCCCATCCTCGAGGTACTGGCATCGATCCCCTCGGTCGTCGTGGGTTTCTTCGCGCTCACCTTCATCAACCCGGTGATCGTGCAGTCCTTCTTCACGGATGCCGGCACCCACACGATGCTGGCCGCCGGGATCGGTGTGGGCGTGCTGGTCACGCCGTTGATGGCGTCGATCGCGGAGGACGCGCTGCGGGCTGTGCCCGACTCGCTGCGGGAGGCGTCCGCGGGGCTCGGGGCACGGAAGCGCACGACGGTCCTGAGGGTCGTGCTCCCCGCCGCTCTGTCGGGCGTCGTCGCGGCGGCGATCATCTCGGTCTCACGCGCCATCGGCGAAACGATGGTCGTGACGATCGCGGGAGGGGCGACCGGGTCCGCGCTGTTCGAGGCGAACCCGCTCGAGCCCGGACTCACGATGACCGCTGCGATCGCCAACCTCGCGCTGGGGTCGGACAACCCCGCCATCGGTGATCCCTTCGCGAGCCTGTACTTCGTCGGGATCGTCCTCTTCATCTTCACGCTCGGTCTGAACATCCTGGGCGACCGCATCGTTCGGCGCTATCGGAGGGTCTACGCCTGA
- the pstA gene encoding phosphate ABC transporter permease PstA produces MAASEPLARPLTGSGVAARRARVGEHAFQALCLLALLSGLAVLIALMVEIVQGAASVISERLGSFISSGLSTFPERAGVWQGIVGSVQIAVITIAAAFPVGIATAIYIEEYATDNRLTRLLDINIRNLAGVPSIVYGLLGFAIFTRFLGPRDLGGVVNLTGGGTALSGGLTLAILVLPIVIITSAEAVRAVPRSLREAGYGLGATRWDVTKSLVLPNAAPGILTGTILALSRAIGETAPLLVVVGGLGFLSTGGAGFVESFREPFTALPVVVFNWSRLPQAEYREALAPAAILVLLAFTLTLNAFAIYLRNRYDPDR; encoded by the coding sequence ATGGCTGCGAGCGAGCCCCTCGCCCGTCCCTTGACCGGATCCGGCGTGGCAGCGCGTCGTGCGAGGGTCGGCGAGCACGCCTTCCAGGCGCTGTGCCTTCTCGCGCTCCTGTCCGGTCTCGCGGTCCTGATCGCACTCATGGTCGAGATCGTCCAGGGTGCGGCTTCGGTGATCAGCGAGCGCCTCGGCTCGTTCATCAGCAGCGGCCTGTCCACCTTCCCGGAGCGAGCTGGGGTGTGGCAGGGGATCGTCGGGTCGGTCCAGATCGCGGTTATCACCATCGCGGCCGCGTTCCCCGTCGGGATCGCGACCGCCATCTACATCGAGGAGTACGCCACCGACAACCGGCTGACGCGTCTGCTGGACATCAACATCCGTAACCTCGCCGGAGTCCCCTCGATCGTCTACGGGTTGCTCGGTTTCGCGATCTTCACGCGCTTCCTGGGACCGCGGGACCTCGGAGGCGTCGTGAACCTGACCGGCGGCGGGACGGCGCTCTCCGGAGGGCTGACGCTGGCCATCCTGGTCCTGCCCATCGTCATCATCACGTCGGCAGAGGCCGTCCGGGCGGTCCCGCGCTCGCTCCGCGAGGCGGGGTACGGACTCGGAGCGACCCGGTGGGACGTGACCAAGAGCCTCGTCCTGCCCAACGCGGCGCCGGGCATCCTCACCGGCACGATCCTCGCGTTGTCCCGAGCCATCGGGGAGACGGCGCCCCTCCTGGTGGTCGTCGGCGGTCTGGGGTTCCTCTCGACGGGCGGGGCGGGCTTCGTCGAGTCGTTCCGTGAGCCCTTCACGGCTCTCCCCGTCGTCGTCTTCAACTGGTCGAGGTTGCCGCAGGCCGAGTACCGGGAAGCACTCGCACCCGCGGCGATCCTGGTCCTGCTCGCGTTCACGCTCACGCTGAACGCGTTCGCGATCTACCTGCGCAACCGCTACGACCCGGACCGGTGA
- the glpX gene encoding class II fructose-bisphosphatase, which produces MAEAPDRNLAMELVRVTEAAALAAARWQGRGDKESGDQAAVDAMRQILATVDMDGVVVIGEGEKDEAPMLYNGEAVGSGATPQTDVAVDPIDGTRLLAEGRPGSLAVLAVAPRGTMFDPGPCVYMEKIVVGPSAVGVVDLDAPLGDNLAAIAKAKGTEVRDLTVMMLDRDRHEEHKRAIRDAGARLQLITDGDVAGAILAAWDERRIDVLVGIGGTPEGVTAACAVKALGGEILGRLWPRDDEERRAALEAGRDVDQILTTDELVGSDDCFFACTGITPGQLVEGVSFDNRGAITESLVMRGKSGTIRVVRARHRLEKLRQYASIDY; this is translated from the coding sequence ATGGCTGAAGCGCCCGACCGCAACCTCGCGATGGAGCTGGTCCGCGTCACCGAAGCCGCCGCCCTCGCCGCCGCACGTTGGCAGGGCCGAGGCGACAAGGAGTCGGGCGACCAGGCCGCCGTGGACGCGATGCGGCAGATCCTCGCCACCGTCGACATGGACGGTGTGGTCGTAATCGGTGAAGGCGAGAAGGACGAGGCGCCGATGCTCTACAACGGCGAGGCGGTCGGCAGCGGAGCAACGCCGCAGACCGACGTCGCCGTGGATCCGATCGATGGCACCCGGCTCCTCGCCGAGGGTCGTCCGGGCTCACTCGCGGTCCTCGCGGTCGCCCCGCGCGGGACGATGTTCGACCCGGGCCCGTGCGTCTACATGGAGAAGATCGTCGTGGGACCTTCGGCCGTCGGGGTCGTGGATCTGGATGCTCCACTCGGTGACAACCTCGCGGCGATCGCCAAGGCCAAGGGCACCGAGGTCCGAGACCTGACGGTGATGATGCTGGATCGGGACCGGCACGAGGAGCACAAGCGCGCTATCCGCGACGCCGGTGCACGTCTGCAGCTCATCACCGACGGTGACGTCGCGGGGGCCATCCTTGCCGCGTGGGACGAGCGGCGCATCGACGTGCTGGTCGGGATCGGAGGTACGCCCGAGGGCGTCACCGCAGCCTGCGCCGTCAAGGCCCTCGGGGGCGAGATCCTCGGCCGACTGTGGCCGCGCGACGACGAGGAGCGTCGCGCCGCGCTGGAGGCGGGCAGGGACGTCGACCAGATCCTGACCACCGATGAGTTGGTCGGCTCCGACGACTGCTTCTTCGCGTGTACCGGCATCACCCCGGGGCAGCTCGTCGAGGGGGTGAGCTTCGACAACCGTGGGGCCATCACCGAGTCGCTGGTGATGCGCGGCAAGAGCGGCACGATCCGGGTCGTGCGTGCGCGCCACCGCCTCGAGAAGCTGCGCCAGTACGCCTCGATCGACTACTGA
- a CDS encoding enoyl-CoA hydratase/isomerase family protein: MTPSVLVEDRDHEQGRVRIVRMHRPEARNAMNTAMLTELLDTLDAVSAAADLTGLLLTGDADTFSAGADVREGDTDGGVRRMELFTVFYEVLSNLPLPTAAAVEGPAIGGGAEAAGACDIRIAGRSARFRFPGAIYGIPVGPARLVGLVGLGTAKDWILSARDVGVDEAATAGFVQRVVDDGTAEHAAWEWLVQVGSRDHGTVQLQKRMLNDFEGVRDRVAWENDALRAHAEIGGLPPGLDRDLPRTIRPRRTS, translated from the coding sequence GTGACCCCTTCCGTCCTCGTCGAGGACCGCGACCACGAACAGGGTCGTGTCCGGATCGTGCGGATGCACCGTCCCGAGGCTCGCAACGCCATGAACACCGCGATGCTGACCGAGCTGCTGGACACGCTCGATGCCGTCAGCGCAGCGGCGGACCTCACGGGCCTGCTGCTGACCGGCGACGCCGACACCTTCAGCGCCGGTGCCGACGTTCGCGAGGGCGACACCGACGGTGGCGTACGCCGGATGGAGCTGTTCACCGTCTTCTACGAGGTGCTGTCCAACCTGCCGCTGCCCACGGCGGCGGCGGTCGAAGGACCGGCGATCGGGGGCGGTGCGGAAGCGGCCGGGGCGTGCGACATCCGCATCGCTGGCCGGTCCGCCCGGTTCCGCTTCCCCGGCGCCATCTACGGCATCCCGGTCGGGCCTGCGAGGTTGGTGGGCCTGGTGGGGTTGGGAACGGCGAAGGACTGGATCCTGTCGGCACGGGACGTCGGAGTCGACGAGGCGGCGACGGCCGGGTTCGTCCAGCGCGTCGTCGATGACGGCACGGCCGAGCACGCGGCCTGGGAGTGGTTGGTCCAGGTCGGATCTCGCGACCACGGCACGGTCCAGCTGCAGAAGCGCATGCTCAACGACTTCGAGGGCGTGCGCGATCGTGTCGCCTGGGAGAACGACGCGCTCCGCGCTCACGCCGAGATCGGCGGCCTCCCGCCGGGCCTCGACCGTGACCTCCCACGCACCATCCGTCCGCGCCGGACCAGCTGA
- a CDS encoding ABC transporter permease, whose product MSATTAATAQQPRSLLRHELLPLYLRSMRIWLRVPSAVIPPLFIPVFFLVVNTAALGDITALPVFETTDYVAFFVPVSLLMTVASAGSASGMALVQDIDAGYFDKLLLAPISRTSVLLSRLMVDGTRAALQAGIVLLVALAIGARIATGVPGALLVVVLAFAFGLAYAGLGLIIALRTGSAEATQASFIIFFPTVFLAPTFVPLDFLPGWLQGVAKVNPVTYVIEGMRALTTSHYDWAAVGRAGVAVAAIAFLTLGGAFRALTHRASQ is encoded by the coding sequence ATGTCCGCCACCACGGCCGCTACCGCACAGCAGCCGCGCTCGCTGCTGCGGCACGAGCTGCTCCCGCTGTACCTGCGGTCGATGCGCATCTGGCTCCGGGTTCCCTCGGCGGTCATCCCACCGCTGTTCATCCCGGTGTTCTTCCTCGTCGTGAACACCGCGGCCTTGGGCGACATCACGGCCCTGCCGGTGTTCGAGACGACGGACTACGTCGCGTTCTTCGTGCCGGTCTCGCTGCTGATGACCGTGGCGAGCGCCGGCAGCGCGTCGGGTATGGCGCTGGTCCAGGACATCGACGCGGGCTACTTCGACAAGCTGCTGCTCGCACCCATCAGCCGCACCAGCGTGCTGCTGAGTCGGCTCATGGTCGACGGCACGCGCGCGGCGCTGCAGGCCGGGATCGTCCTGCTCGTGGCGCTCGCCATCGGGGCGCGCATCGCGACCGGCGTACCCGGAGCCCTCCTCGTCGTGGTGCTGGCGTTCGCGTTCGGCCTGGCCTACGCCGGGCTGGGTCTGATCATCGCGCTCCGGACGGGGTCGGCCGAGGCCACGCAGGCCTCGTTCATCATCTTCTTCCCGACGGTGTTCCTTGCCCCGACGTTCGTCCCGCTCGACTTCCTCCCGGGCTGGCTGCAAGGGGTCGCCAAGGTCAACCCGGTGACCTACGTCATCGAGGGCATGCGCGCGCTGACCACCAGCCACTACGACTGGGCCGCCGTGGGACGTGCTGGCGTCGCCGTCGCCGCCATCGCCTTCCTCACGCTCGGCGGCGCCTTCCGCGCCCTGACGCACCGCGCCTCCCAGTAA
- a CDS encoding substrate-binding domain-containing protein, translating into MGTQARARTGIGIVLTAALLLSGCGGGGDSGGDDGSSAGIVIRGSSTVEPISSRIAELFQDEGSGVPISVGIDGTGKGFSDFFCTGEADIADASRPMKASEYTDVCEPNGVTDIIELVIGIDGIAALTSPETEDVGECLSFSDIYGLVGPESTGFSNWQDANPIVEELGGGVAAPFPDLALTTFGPGTESGTFDSFLEIALEPAAEQRAEAEAIDATQAETPIRDDWTGSANDDVIIETLGGTPGSFGWVGYAFFSSNQERVKAFQIDGGDGTCVTPTEETIQDGSYPLSRPLFIYVNADKLETSPALVDFVDFYLSETGQRAVADVGYVNVADETWQETLDRWNERTLIDPSELA; encoded by the coding sequence ATGGGCACTCAAGCTCGAGCACGGACCGGCATCGGGATCGTCCTGACCGCGGCCCTCCTCCTGAGCGGCTGTGGCGGTGGCGGCGACAGCGGCGGAGACGACGGCTCCTCCGCGGGGATCGTGATCCGTGGTTCCTCGACGGTGGAACCCATCAGCTCCCGGATCGCCGAGCTGTTCCAGGACGAGGGCTCCGGGGTCCCCATCTCGGTCGGCATCGACGGTACCGGCAAGGGCTTCAGCGACTTCTTCTGCACCGGCGAGGCGGACATCGCCGACGCGTCACGTCCGATGAAGGCATCGGAGTACACCGACGTCTGCGAACCCAACGGGGTCACCGACATCATCGAGCTCGTGATCGGCATCGATGGGATCGCCGCGCTGACGTCGCCGGAGACCGAGGATGTCGGTGAGTGCCTGTCGTTCAGCGACATCTACGGCCTGGTCGGGCCCGAGTCGACTGGTTTCTCCAACTGGCAGGACGCGAACCCGATCGTCGAGGAGCTCGGAGGTGGGGTCGCTGCACCCTTCCCCGACCTGGCGTTGACCACGTTCGGCCCCGGGACCGAATCGGGCACGTTCGACAGCTTCCTCGAGATCGCGCTCGAGCCCGCCGCCGAGCAGCGCGCCGAGGCCGAGGCCATCGACGCCACACAGGCCGAGACCCCGATCCGTGATGACTGGACCGGCAGTGCCAACGACGACGTCATCATCGAGACCCTCGGTGGGACGCCTGGATCCTTCGGGTGGGTCGGTTACGCGTTCTTCTCGAGCAATCAGGAGAGGGTGAAGGCGTTCCAGATCGACGGTGGTGACGGCACCTGCGTCACCCCAACCGAGGAGACGATCCAGGACGGCAGCTACCCACTCTCGCGGCCGCTCTTCATCTACGTCAACGCCGATAAGCTCGAGACCAGCCCTGCACTCGTCGACTTCGTCGACTTCTACCTCAGCGAGACCGGTCAGCGCGCCGTGGCCGACGTCGGCTACGTCAACGTCGCGGACGAGACCTGGCAGGAGACCTTGGATCGGTGGAACGAGCGGACCCTGATCGATCCCAGCGAGCTGGCGTGA
- a CDS encoding transglutaminase-like domain-containing protein: MSRSSRNRLAAVVRDPNADLAEAALLCATESNPDLDVDVALLRLEAYADDLRTRGFPDSDTAAQAAAVAGYLHGRQGFAGDTHDYHDPRNSLLDHVLARKRGLPITLSIVYVAVARRLRVSAFGIGLPGHFVAGIGDPERPVVLDPFHGGRRIDESELTELVERATGGRARFDLSMLRPETPPRVIRRLLDNLTRDQVTRGDVNGALRTIELKQLLPIPAPEDLRLYGELLIQTGRYREAATVLDEYIARAPTPDDAESARVIARRARAKLN; encoded by the coding sequence GTGTCCCGCTCGAGCCGGAACCGCCTCGCGGCCGTCGTCCGCGACCCGAACGCCGACCTCGCCGAGGCCGCACTGCTGTGCGCGACCGAGTCGAACCCCGATCTCGACGTCGACGTCGCGTTGTTGCGTCTCGAGGCGTACGCGGACGATCTGCGGACCCGTGGCTTCCCGGACTCGGACACCGCCGCGCAGGCAGCAGCCGTCGCGGGCTACCTGCACGGCCGACAGGGCTTCGCCGGCGACACCCACGACTACCACGATCCACGCAACTCCCTGCTCGATCACGTGCTCGCGCGCAAGCGTGGACTGCCCATCACGCTGTCGATCGTCTACGTCGCCGTCGCCCGCCGGCTCCGCGTCTCCGCCTTCGGCATCGGCCTGCCCGGGCACTTCGTCGCCGGCATCGGGGACCCCGAGCGTCCGGTCGTCCTCGACCCCTTCCACGGGGGTCGAAGGATCGACGAATCGGAGCTGACGGAGCTGGTCGAGCGCGCCACGGGGGGTCGAGCCCGCTTCGACCTATCCATGCTGCGCCCCGAGACCCCGCCTCGGGTCATCCGGCGTCTGCTCGACAACCTCACGCGGGACCAGGTCACGCGCGGCGACGTGAACGGGGCGCTGCGCACGATCGAGCTGAAGCAGCTCCTGCCCATCCCGGCACCCGAGGACCTTCGCCTGTACGGCGAGCTGCTCATCCAGACCGGCCGCTACCGCGAGGCCGCGACGGTCCTCGACGAGTACATCGCCCGCGCCCCGACCCCCGACGACGCCGAGTCCGCCCGCGTCATCGCCCGACGCGCCCGCGCCAAACTCAATTAG